TTCTAAAGCAAAACTTAAGTTCAAACAATTCTTTTAACTAGGTCTTATAACAAAACACAATAGCCACTTCAAATCATTATAGCCTTTTCTGTTTTACAAATATTCATAAGATTTGTATCACAAACATAAATTTCAGAGAAAAATGCCCAAAACAAAAAGACTAAGGTAGTATTGAATTATAATCTAAATTGAAGACAACCTAACTGCATTGATTCACACAGATAATTAAGACGTTCTTCAGCTCAAACTGGTAACTGGTAACTGGTAAGTTTAGACCATTGGTTGTCACTTTGTGTCTAAGGGGTACCACCAAATATTGGTATGCTACAAGTCTAAACCAGTAAGTGATATTACACTGGCATAAGAATTGCCATCTCATTGGCCTTTTTGACAACACTATTCTAATTTAGGAAATATCGATATTGACAATGTGCCAGCCTCATCTACTGGGTCATATATGTCTTCCAATGTAACCACTAACCAGCAGTAAGGTCATTGACTCATtggtatttaaaaataaaacttttACTGGTAAAAGACTGGATATCTAACATCTAAGAAAGAGAAGTTGCACAGTTACAGCTTACTCCAACAAGGCAACAACCAATCCCCTGCTACAAACCATTTGTGTCACATACAACCACAACCACAAGCACAAGACAAGCATAATCTGGCAAGCAAGCAATTGCCAGAGTCTGTTCTCTATACACtgatcaaaaataaatatttctctTCGATTTCAGATAAATAACAAAACACCAGAGAAATCTATCACAATTTGGTGAAAACCCAAGAGAGATAGGCTAAGGCTaatcaaaataataacaaaaattaaaatagttCCAGCAGTGGTTACTAATTTGGCATGAGATCAAGAAGAATGCAAGATGCTATATAATCACCAACTCAGAAGACCAACAATATCACGGAAAAGTCAATTGTACAATGGATAAGTAAAAGCAGCTATTCTTAATCAAATGCTTTGATTTATACAGCTGCAATTGTTgccagagaaaaaaaattatgatcttCTATCAAATTCACAAGAGAGTGTTGTCACCCAAAAGATGAGCCCCAACACCTCAATTTACATCACTAGCCTATGATTCCCATAAATGGATAGCATCTCCTCTATAATGATACAAAATGTATGAAGAGGAGCAAGAGCTCTAAAATATGATAGCATAGAAGTGACATTGGCAAGGATTGAAAAGAATCTAACCTCAAACAATATCATGACCATATAACTCTACAGTTCACTTTCAAATTGAGCTGCATTCTTTCAACTTTCATGTAGCATAATTGGAAGCCCTAGCAGCCATACCAGCAACCTGAGCCTGCATCTGAGTAGCCCTGACTTTGGCCGCAGTTGCACGGTGAAAGAACTGTTCCCTCGACAACAACCTCACATTCCTCAAGTACTGATCAAATGGCATCACCCCTTCCTGCACGGCCTTATCCAAAGAGTACACAACATCCTCAATAGCCAAATCCGCAGAAGTGCATTCCAAAATCTGCTTAGACAGCACATCAGTGCACTCAATAGCATTGTCCACATCTAAAATGGGAGCATTCTTGACCTTCCCTTCACTCTCCCTCACCCATCCCTCCAAAACGTCGATGTTCATCAACACAACCTGCAATTGCGCCTCTAatccttccttttcatcttgCATCCCCTTCAATCCCCTATTAACCTCCTCCTCTCTCCGCCTCAACACAGCCTGCGCGCTAAACAACCCTTCCACCTCCGCCTCCCTCGTCTTCCTCATCGCCGTAATATCCCCGTGCGCCGTCTCCATTATCCTCTTAATCGCGTTCTTCTTGTACACCTCGGCCGCATCGTCAGTGTGCGCCCTCCCAGACCCGCCGTAAGGAGACGGAGGCGGGTACGGCCTCGGAGTTGATGTCGAATGAGAAGTATGATGGATCACTACCGGCGGTCTAACGTATTCCGAAAGTCCTCCAGACCCAAAACTAGTGCTCGGGATTGGGCTAGGTGTCGGACGGCGCTGCGCGTAAAGCGGTGGATCTCGTGAGAAGGTCCTGCTCAACTCGCCAACAAGATCGACAATATTCGAACTCGGATAGATCCAATTCTGCAAGCAAGGGATCGAGACGAGCCCCGACGGGCTAACGTGCGGATGAGGCCGCTTGATGACCATATCGCGAGTCGGATTGACGTACACGGCGGGAGGATGCCGAGGATAGGACTCCATAAGCCAGATAACCACAGGGATGTTGTAGGTGACGCCATGGAAGGGCATCGGAATTGTACCATCGGCCTGGAGTAAATTCACGGAGCGGCCATCGTTATGAGTGAAGGTTGCCGTCTTGGGTTCCAACGACGGGTAAGCTCCGGTAAGAGTGACCAGGTGGTTGCGGATCAGCCACTTGGTGTCCTCCGAATAAGGGAGGGAAGATGGCCCCCGCTGTGAGAGTACGGAGGAGAGGAACTGCTGGATCTGTGATGGCACCATAGGTGAGAAGTCAAAGAGAGGTTCATCAACTTAGTTGattgatttttaaatttgtttagcTATGAAGAAGTGCTTTCGCTAGGGCCCATTGGCCATTAAGTATCAAGGCCTTTTGGGTTTAATTGGGCCAAAAGGCCCACATTTACACCAAAcctcttttccattcttctttttacaattaaaaaaCTAGTTATGATAGAGATCTCAAGAGCTAGTATCCCAATTATCTTAATTGCTTAGTTATACGCATATGATTTTATGCGCATATGTGAGACATGTAGAGCCCACTAATTTACTTAAATCTTTTGCAACCTGTGATTAgggttgtccaaaaaaatcGTGTCAAACTGATTGATTGGTTAGTTATTGTTAAACATATATTAGTAAGAATTAACCGAAAAATCGATCAAACTGCCAATAACCAATCCATTGGgaggttaaatttatgtcaaaaaaccgGAAAAAAAACCCTACTGAAACTCACCGTGGATACCCCTAACTAtgataactgagatatcaaccgttgagatctttatcaatttcataaaaaaattcatcattACTGCTTGAGAGAGGTAGGTAATAATTTGAATGAAGTAGCTTGATATTAATTTCTCATAGTGTCATCCTAATTAATTATCTACCTTTTACCAAACTCtcatttaaatatatttgtttaaactattagaagaaattaaaacaaCCACTTATTAGAGTgtctttaaataaataaaaaattgttctCGTTAAATAATTTAAAGGAGGTTACCACATTTTATAAAAAGAATCCAAATTTACAATAAGGTATCTATGTCAAAAATTTTAGATTGTTTTtattagggctgttattggtacggttaccgttaccaaacacggaataccgttaccataccaattctttcggtaactcaaaaaatgttaccgttaccgttaccggaagagtcggtataccgatggtcggtataccgatcgatcggtaatggtaagtcggtaattggtaaatttaccaattcttaaacttatttaaaaaagagaaagaaaaaaaaaatacatcaagtagtattgtgtttaatagtcattgtatgaaagtacaacactttcatcttgcctacaataccaataataaaagtaatagattaatgagaaggatcattgtgctacatgtgaataagagaaaatacctatcaatcggagaaaaaaagaaaggagaattcacataacattattccaacaatctataacggaaaatctttcatttcattaatttctaatatttttagtatccgaagtgttttaaactccatagcatgaaagctagaagaaacaagataaataaagataaaagaccataatggaaatggagaagaaaagcatgtaatcaataccaacaaagcattttgttatgtagcaaacgctgctttaaagttaatgaaattgctacgagtgatatataaatgataaccctaaaaataataaatggtctagattaaattagatcaatctaatggtcataattaaataaaactaaaactaaaaataatattaatatatatttaatatatatgtcggtaatcgggaaatttaccggttttgaactttgcttaccgttaccgttaccgaaatcatcggtaaatttaccgtaccgaacaattggtaacggtataccaatcttctgttattttcggtaaccaattgatcggtaatggtataccaatggataatttaccataccaataacagccctagttTTTATGGACATATGAATATGTGGGTCTGGGCCAAGTAAATGGGTTATGGGCTTAGAATGAGTTCTGTATTGATTGGAGTTAGGAGATTTGCCAGAAACAGGCCCAAGTGATGAATGGGCTTTGTTTCGTTACACGCGATGGGTTTAGCTAGCATGACTTATTTGTTACAAAGCGGAATAAATGTGCCTCTTcaaagcatccacaatgggatgattttgaagtacttgacatgatattttcttgataagttaagtgttagatgttcacaataggtataatggagtgtattttaaatacttgaaatgttactttttttataagtatagcattacatgcacacaatggtgaaaaatgacacttgaaaatttagttgtggaaaaagaatacttgagagttggagtatgtatatagttgatgaatagtgaagagataggtgatgaaaaggaagagagagatgatgaaaaggaagagatagaaaatagagaaaatgagtatgaggtgttggaatgtatggagtgttaaTAGTGTATATTAAGAtattcactcatccaattaaattgtgccacgtaggatagaTGAGGAGAGTGAGAATGATTTTGGAGTGCTAGATATTTAgtgcaccattgtggatgctctcagTTTTCATTTCTCTCTGAATCTTCTCTGTTCTGAAAATCCCTAGCCCCATCGGCCATCCTCAAAAGGTAACACTTACCATTCCAACTAGTAGTTCAAGTCTCTTCagtgaaataaataattgtAAACTTGTGCTCAAATAATAAATGGTTTATATTTTTAACAAGCTCACAcacatttaacaaaaaaaaattggtgatTCAGATCGTTAAGTTAGTTGTTTAACTTCTCAACACATGTAACAAGTTTTAATATCCACTCTGGTGCAATCTAGCGTTATTTATGCACTAAGTTTTGGTTCAAGACTTAATCAATTCATGTAATTTACAGATATACCGTGAACCCATGTGGTTTATGGATATACTGTGGAGTATGGGTATTAATTTTGGAGTTTAATGAACTGTGCTTTCTTATAAGTTTCCtcatcaccaaaaaaaactCAAGACAAATTTACTCATTTTTGACACATCATATTTGAAATacgacaatgttagagaccttAAACgtctctcaaatctatgtgacattaaaataaccattgattaaaaataaatatagagcccacttcacatccaaccctccacattaaatccaaccctccacattaaatgaggataTCAAAATATCCTCATCATTTTttagtaataatattaataatcaaattttaGTCTTTGCTACTTGGATGACACATTTCGCGCTTTCAAAAGAGTGAGGAAACAGTGCGCACTTCACTCTCTGaacctctctactctctctccGTCGTACGTCACGTCAGAGACTTGTCGACGTTTCGAATTCTTCGTATTTTCTTCGCTTGTCAGGGAATACGAAAGCCCTAATTTATCATCCAGTGAAATCGACAGTCTCAGTCTTCGTTCAAGAACATACATTTCACAATCGAAGTTTCGGTGCGTAAACAACGCTCTTAACCTACGCTTGTTTGGTATCTGGCTTCTGATCGTTGAGTTTTGGAGATATGTATGAAATGTAGCAAAAAGTGATTGTACTGatgattgttgtttttttctttctacttcGAGAAAGTTTATTTTATTCATCTGAATAGTTGCTTTGTTAAATAAGGTGTCGATGAACTTTTTTTGATCTTCGATTCTGTACAAATTTCCCGTTTAAGAAGCAAGATTGTCAAAGTATTTCCTGAACGGACTGTTTTGTTGTTATTGTTTATGGATTTctctgttaattttttttttctagatggAATGGAATGGCTGTGGATGTGTATTTGTGTTCGAACCTCTTTGATGAACTtgaaatttgtcaaagatatcaacaaaatctttgatatctttgacaaatgaacaaaatctttgaatttgtcaaagatatctacaaaatatcaatgatatctttgacaaatcaacaaaatctttgaatttgtcaaagatatcaacatctttgatttactttattgacattatttttcttacttttcctttctaacgcctatataaaggcatgttgtacacaatcaagatatagtgaaaaatatagatcctttcacttctctaacatggtatcggagccactcctgttgaggcactccagagtagtgtacgtactaccattgatacagcacatattattacagccttggtccaacactccTTAGGTGGGATCTTGGTTTTGGGTCCGTCCCAAGTCGGTTGCGGTCTCCTTTGagatgttcttctcttttcttgagttttggtgtCCTCCGTGGCGGTGCTCCTTCCGCCGTTAGTCGTGCTCTTCCAGGGGTACTCCTTTGCTCGGGCCCCTAGCTAGACCCGATTGCTTCTTCTGCCTTTTCATCAGTTTGAGCATGGTTCCTCGCAGTTCGTTCCTTTGGCCTCCTGCTGCCGTATGGTGGTGTCCATGTTTCTGGCTGCTTTTCCCTGCTGTTTCTATCATCGCTCTTGGTGCTAAGATATCGGTCCTCTCTTGGAGTCCTTTTACTGCGTTTTTAAGGCTTCTCTAGAGATGGGTCCCTTCTCGGAGTTTTGCTGCTGTTAATCTTACTATTTGCCCTCTTTGGTCCCATTCCGGATTTCTGCGTGCAGGCTTGGTGTTCCTTTGTCTGCTCTCTTGGGTTCCCATGtggattttttcttgctttttggtagcctcgattctcagagctggatccccatcctttagtgtttgggttttggtgcgTGTCGCTGGACTGCTCCTTTTTTGGCTTCTcggtttgttggtttctttatattcaattctgtcaacgatatcaacaaaatctttgatatctttgaaatttatttttgacaatatccactcttgaccaacctgctgatcttttcaccaagccactcctgccaggtcgtttcagagacttagtttccaaactcaagcttacttctactgcaccaacttgagtttgaggggggatgtcaaagatatcaacaaaatctttgatatctttgacaaatgaacaaaatctttgaatttgtcaaagatatctacaaaatatcaatgatatctttgacaaatcaacaaaatctttgaatttgtcaaagatatcaacatctttgatttactttattgacattatttttcttacttttcctttctaacgcctatataaaggcatgttgtacacaattaagatatagtgaaaaatatagatcctttcacttctctaacaaaaTTAATGTACGATTGAAGGTTTTGCTCTCACTTTTTGTATATGTTATTTTTCTATATGGGAAGAGACCCTGTTTGGATATGTTGtctgatttctttttttgaggGTTGGGGGGCAATGTGATAATATATACGCCATAGTTTTTTGCATACGAATCCGTCAGTTTTTTCTATTTGTCGGAAATTCAAGACCTTAAGGGGGAGTCATATGTATACTTTCAGACTTTTCTGAATGTTATACTTTTGTTGCCAGAGAAGGATTAATGCTGTTGGATTTACTTTATCCTTTGTATTGTGCTTGCTTAATTTGCTACCTTGACTTACATTATAGATTTTTTGAGGATGATATTACTATGTATTAGTGAAAGAACTAAGGCTTATCTTCTCATAGAGAACTAAAATGGGAGCAGGAAGGAAGAAACATACACTTTTATTAAAGGAAAAGTCTCAAAGTTCATGGACGGTAAATTGCAGTGCAAGTGCTAGAAACCTATTGAAGAAAGACCTTTGTGCGGTCATCTTTGGTTGCAAGCACAATACAATCAAAGAGTGTTTTTCTAAACAGCTGCTTGGTTAGTTGTCCCCGTTGTGCTGAATTAGcatgaatttttgtttttgttttttattcccCTCATTTTAGATTGTAATGCATATTTTTTGACGAGACAAACTTATGAAATTCAATACGAATCTTCACAGGATTACCTTCTCCCCATTTCTCTTATGTGAAGAACATCAATCCCGGGTTACCATTGTTTTTGTTCAACTATAGTGATAGGAGGCTTCATGGCATCTTTGAGGCTTCAAGTCATGGGAAATTGAATATTGATCCATATGGGTGGACTGATGGTTCAGATCAGACCCTATTTGCCGCACAGGTATTgcttgtgaaatttttttagatTTACGGT
This genomic window from Tripterygium wilfordii isolate XIE 37 chromosome 9, ASM1340144v1, whole genome shotgun sequence contains:
- the LOC120005433 gene encoding protein ELC-like → MVPSQIQQFLSSVLSQRGPSSLPYSEDTKWLIRNHLVTLTGAYPSLEPKTATFTHNDGRSVNLLQADGTIPMPFHGVTYNIPVVIWLMESYPRHPPAVYVNPTRDMVIKRPHPHVSPSGLVSIPCLQNWIYPSSNIVDLVGELSRTFSRDPPLYAQRRPTPSPIPSTSFGSGGLSEYVRPPVVIHHTSHSTSTPRPYPPPSPYGGSGRAHTDDAAEVYKKNAIKRIMETAHGDITAMRKTREAEVEGLFSAQAVLRRREEEVNRGLKGMQDEKEGLEAQLQVVLMNIDVLEGWVRESEGKVKNAPILDVDNAIECTDVLSKQILECTSADLAIEDVVYSLDKAVQEGVMPFDQYLRNVRLLSREQFFHRATAAKVRATQMQAQVAGMAARASNYAT